Proteins from a single region of Desulfatirhabdium butyrativorans DSM 18734:
- a CDS encoding FprA family A-type flavoprotein, which yields MAPVQIAPGIYDVGVNDWNVQDFHGYSTPFGTSYNAFLILDEKITLIDAVKKEFADELIANIAAIVDPRKIDIVISNHTEMDHSGGLPRVMHRIGEDKPLYCSKMGQKNLALHFPQKWNFHPVGSGDTLSLGKRTLHFLETRMVHWPDSMFTFLQEDGILFSSDGFGQHYASLEKFDDALSIDIMPHAQKYYANILLLYSNLIAKLLAEVGKMNLGIRMICPDHGIIWRKDPGKILAAYDRWSRQVAKRKAIVVYDTMWHSTEAMADAICEGLHETGVAVRPMHLRRWHRSDIITEVLDAAAVVVGSPTFNNGLFPTVADFLTYMKGLKPKNKLGAAFGSYGWSGEAVKLILDELQDMRFELVSQGIRHQYVPNSEALEACKAFGKSLGARIIESVPEK from the coding sequence ATGGCCCCGGTCCAAATTGCACCAGGAATCTATGATGTCGGCGTCAACGACTGGAATGTCCAGGATTTCCATGGATATTCCACGCCATTTGGCACGAGCTACAACGCCTTTCTGATTCTCGACGAGAAAATAACGCTCATCGATGCGGTGAAAAAGGAGTTTGCCGATGAGCTGATCGCCAATATCGCGGCAATTGTCGATCCCAGAAAAATCGATATCGTCATCAGCAACCATACGGAAATGGATCATTCGGGCGGGCTTCCCCGTGTCATGCATCGGATCGGGGAAGACAAGCCGTTGTACTGCTCGAAAATGGGGCAGAAAAATCTCGCTCTGCACTTTCCGCAGAAATGGAATTTTCACCCGGTCGGATCGGGAGATACCCTGTCTCTGGGTAAACGCACGCTCCATTTTCTGGAAACCCGCATGGTACATTGGCCTGACAGCATGTTTACCTTTCTCCAGGAAGATGGAATCCTCTTTTCCAGCGACGGATTCGGTCAGCATTACGCCAGTCTGGAAAAATTTGACGATGCGCTTTCCATAGACATCATGCCCCACGCGCAGAAGTATTATGCCAATATTTTGCTGCTCTACAGCAACCTGATCGCAAAACTCCTGGCTGAAGTCGGCAAAATGAACCTGGGCATCCGAATGATCTGCCCCGATCACGGAATTATCTGGAGAAAGGATCCGGGAAAGATCCTGGCCGCCTATGACCGGTGGAGCCGTCAGGTCGCCAAGCGAAAAGCCATTGTCGTCTACGATACGATGTGGCACAGCACGGAAGCCATGGCGGATGCCATTTGCGAGGGGCTGCACGAGACAGGCGTGGCCGTGCGGCCGATGCACCTTCGGCGATGGCACCGAAGCGATATCATTACTGAAGTGCTGGATGCGGCTGCCGTTGTCGTGGGCTCTCCAACATTCAACAACGGGCTTTTCCCGACGGTAGCGGATTTCCTGACGTACATGAAAGGCCTCAAACCCAAAAACAAGCTTGGCGCGGCATTCGGCTCCTATGGCTGGAGCGGCGAGGCCGTAAAGCTCATCCTGGATGAGCTGCAGGATATGCGATTCGAGCTGGTCTCTCAGGGTATCCGGCATCAATATGTGCCGAATTCGGAAGCACTGGAAGCATGCAAGGCATTCGGAAAAAGTCTTGGGGCGCGCATCATCGAATCGGTACCGGAAAAATAA
- a CDS encoding flavodoxin domain-containing protein: MAKALIVYATRTGETERIAELIAEGLRISGVETDMVKAGDVKKAAELEPYDALLFGAPTYHGDMIQGMKTFLFLAENANLAGKAGGAFGAFGWSGEAPDRIYDTMKHIFKMNMVGQALRLKSSTLGGGVQMAQEYGKSIAAMLKK, encoded by the coding sequence ATGGCCAAAGCACTGATTGTTTATGCAACCCGAACGGGTGAAACGGAGAGAATCGCCGAATTGATTGCCGAGGGGTTGCGGATTTCAGGCGTCGAAACCGACATGGTCAAGGCGGGCGATGTCAAGAAAGCTGCCGAACTCGAGCCTTACGATGCGCTTCTTTTCGGCGCACCGACGTATCATGGCGACATGATCCAGGGAATGAAGACGTTTCTGTTTCTTGCCGAAAACGCCAATCTTGCGGGCAAGGCCGGGGGCGCTTTCGGGGCCTTCGGCTGGAGCGGAGAAGCCCCGGATCGGATTTATGACACGATGAAACACATCTTCAAGATGAACATGGTCGGACAAGCCCTGCGACTCAAATCGAGCACGCTGGGCGGTGGTGTCCAGATGGCCCAGGAATACGGGAAATCCATTGCAGCAATGCTCAAGAAATGA
- the rd gene encoding rubredoxin: MAKYVCTVCGYVYDPALGDPDSGVQPGTAFEDLPDDWECPVCGAAKSDFEKQD, encoded by the coding sequence ATGGCTAAATATGTATGCACCGTCTGTGGCTATGTGTATGATCCCGCTCTGGGAGATCCCGATTCCGGTGTCCAACCCGGTACCGCGTTCGAAGACCTGCCGGATGACTGGGAATGCCCCGTTTGCGGCGCAGCCAAATCCGATTTTGAAAAACAAGATTGA
- a CDS encoding glycosyltransferase yields MSSPTIGMILKGYPRISETFISNEILLLEELGFSFHIVSMRKPRESFTHRSVARIRATVDYLPETILSGLTAFLASSARLALSRPKSLRTACQIAARRFSRTGKSASIKHLLQAVYLIDRVLPHHAISHFHAHFAHSPTSVALYASILSGIPFSFTAHAKDIYTSNPWQLAEKIDRSTFVITCTEYNRLHLRKLPVCGNTPIFRVYHGIDLELFQAPDRAASEQKPPFRLLTVARLAPKKGIHTVLQALQGLASQELPFLYTVIGDGDEKDRLTRLARDLGIADRIQWLGTQPHDVVLAHYRNSDLFLIGCEIAANGDRDGIPNVLVESMAMGVPVVATRVSAIPELVENEKNGILVEPGDADAMARQIMRILSDTHLRERLIAEARQKVAQHFDHRKLIRELAGIYRENTAVGGRL; encoded by the coding sequence ATGTCCTCCCCAACCATTGGAATGATCCTCAAGGGATATCCCCGAATATCCGAAACATTCATTTCCAACGAAATTCTTCTCCTCGAAGAGCTGGGATTTTCATTCCACATCGTTTCGATGCGAAAGCCCCGTGAATCCTTTACGCATCGAAGTGTCGCCAGAATCCGGGCAACAGTTGATTATCTGCCGGAAACGATTTTGAGCGGCCTGACCGCTTTTCTGGCGTCGAGCGCCCGGCTGGCGTTGTCACGCCCCAAATCCTTACGCACGGCCTGCCAGATTGCCGCAAGACGGTTTTCTCGAACCGGGAAGTCCGCATCGATCAAACACCTCCTGCAGGCGGTCTACCTGATCGATCGCGTGCTGCCGCATCATGCAATCAGCCATTTTCATGCCCACTTCGCCCATTCTCCCACCTCGGTTGCCCTGTATGCCAGCATCCTCAGCGGTATTCCTTTCAGCTTCACGGCCCATGCCAAAGACATTTACACATCCAACCCATGGCAGTTGGCCGAAAAAATCGATCGTTCAACATTCGTCATCACCTGCACGGAGTACAACCGGCTTCACCTCCGGAAGCTTCCGGTCTGCGGCAATACGCCCATTTTTCGGGTTTATCACGGCATCGATCTCGAGCTGTTCCAGGCGCCGGATCGGGCTGCCTCGGAGCAAAAGCCCCCTTTTCGTTTATTGACGGTGGCGCGGCTTGCCCCGAAAAAGGGGATTCATACGGTTTTGCAAGCACTCCAGGGGCTTGCATCCCAAGAACTTCCTTTTTTATATACCGTCATCGGAGACGGAGATGAAAAAGACCGGCTTACCCGACTGGCCCGAGACCTCGGTATTGCGGATCGGATTCAATGGCTTGGCACGCAACCGCACGATGTCGTTCTGGCGCACTACCGGAACAGCGATCTTTTCCTGATCGGCTGCGAAATCGCGGCCAACGGCGATCGGGACGGTATTCCCAACGTGCTGGTGGAAAGCATGGCCATGGGGGTTCCGGTGGTTGCCACCCGGGTTTCCGCTATCCCGGAATTGGTCGAAAACGAGAAAAACGGCATTCTGGTTGAGCCCGGAGACGCCGATGCGATGGCCCGGCAAATTATGCGGATCCTCTCCGATACCCATCTGCGCGAGCGTTTGATTGCCGAAGCCAGACAGAAGGTGGCTCAGCACTTCGATCATCGCAAACTGATCCGGGAGCTTGCGGGAATTTATCGTGAAAATACTGCAGTGGGCGGTCGGCTGTAA
- a CDS encoding cytochrome c3 family protein, with protein MKAAWVVFCIAWGLLLSGNSFAQVPEKGAKDITLNGGMQGKVPFPHHAHQTVISDCKTCHDTFPQKAGAIDEMKKAGTLKSKQVMNVLCVKCHREKKAANEKTGPLVCTQCHIK; from the coding sequence ATGAAAGCAGCATGGGTTGTCTTTTGCATTGCCTGGGGGCTCCTGTTGTCAGGCAACAGTTTTGCCCAGGTTCCCGAAAAAGGCGCCAAAGACATCACCCTGAACGGGGGGATGCAGGGCAAGGTACCTTTTCCGCATCATGCCCACCAGACAGTCATTTCCGATTGCAAAACCTGCCATGACACGTTTCCGCAGAAGGCGGGCGCAATCGATGAAATGAAAAAGGCTGGTACCCTGAAATCCAAGCAGGTCATGAATGTGCTGTGTGTGAAATGTCATCGGGAAAAGAAGGCGGCAAACGAAAAAACCGGCCCGCTGGTTTGTACCCAATGCCATATCAAATAG
- the gatB gene encoding Asp-tRNA(Asn)/Glu-tRNA(Gln) amidotransferase subunit GatB has product MEFEAVIGLEVHAHLKTETKIFCGCSTAFGAPPNTQVCPVCLGMPGVLPVLNRKVVEYAIRMGLATHCAISAENRFARKNYFYPDLPKGYQISQYEQPIAHHGWVDIAVGESMKRIGITRIHMEEDAGKLLHDPAGAFSRVDLNRTGVPLIEIVSEPDMRSPEEAVAYLKTLHSILRYLDISDGNMEEGSFRCDANVSIRPKGSEAFGTRTEIKNVNSFRFVEKALHYEIRRQTDVLLDGGAVIQETRLWDTAAQQTVSMRGKEEAHDYRYFPDPDLVPLRIDADWIRSIEHSLPELPDARRKRFVESYGLSPYEASILTSSRELAEYFETCAANSNNPKACCNWIIGPMLSLLKSDGATIDDIRISPADLAALVKQIDQGTISGKIAKTVFDEMAQSGKKPEDIIREKGLVQVSDTGAIETIVEQVIAANPKEVADYRAGKEKLMGFFVGQVMKASKGKANPQIVNDILRRLLAS; this is encoded by the coding sequence ATGGAATTTGAAGCTGTCATTGGTCTTGAGGTCCATGCGCACCTGAAAACCGAAACCAAAATTTTCTGCGGATGTTCCACTGCATTTGGCGCCCCCCCAAATACCCAGGTCTGCCCCGTATGCCTGGGCATGCCCGGTGTGCTGCCGGTGCTGAACCGCAAAGTGGTTGAATATGCCATCCGGATGGGGCTGGCGACTCATTGTGCCATTTCAGCGGAAAACCGATTCGCTCGAAAAAACTATTTTTATCCGGATTTGCCGAAAGGCTATCAAATCAGCCAGTATGAACAGCCGATTGCACACCATGGATGGGTCGATATCGCCGTGGGGGAATCGATGAAGCGGATCGGCATCACCCGCATCCACATGGAGGAAGACGCCGGAAAGCTGCTCCACGATCCGGCGGGAGCATTCAGCCGGGTGGACCTCAACCGAACCGGCGTGCCGCTGATCGAAATCGTCAGCGAGCCGGACATGCGATCCCCCGAAGAGGCGGTGGCCTATCTGAAAACCCTGCACAGCATTCTGCGCTATCTCGATATCAGTGACGGGAACATGGAGGAAGGCAGCTTTCGTTGTGACGCCAATGTGTCCATCCGGCCCAAAGGCAGCGAGGCTTTCGGCACACGGACGGAGATCAAAAACGTCAATTCCTTCCGGTTCGTCGAAAAAGCCCTGCACTATGAAATCCGGCGGCAGACAGACGTGTTGTTGGACGGCGGCGCCGTGATTCAGGAAACCCGGCTGTGGGATACGGCTGCCCAGCAGACGGTGTCGATGCGGGGAAAGGAGGAAGCTCACGATTACCGGTATTTTCCCGATCCGGATTTGGTTCCGCTGCGGATCGATGCCGACTGGATTCGATCCATCGAGCACTCCCTTCCCGAACTGCCGGATGCCAGGCGCAAACGATTCGTCGAAAGCTATGGCCTTTCGCCCTACGAGGCATCCATCCTGACCTCGAGCCGGGAGCTTGCGGAATATTTCGAGACCTGTGCCGCGAATTCCAACAACCCCAAGGCCTGTTGCAACTGGATCATCGGGCCGATGCTTTCCCTGTTGAAAAGCGATGGGGCAACGATCGATGACATCCGCATTTCCCCTGCCGATCTGGCGGCTCTGGTCAAACAGATCGATCAGGGAACCATCAGCGGCAAGATTGCCAAGACAGTATTCGATGAAATGGCGCAGAGCGGGAAAAAGCCGGAGGACATTATCCGGGAAAAAGGCCTCGTTCAGGTATCCGATACAGGCGCTATTGAAACGATCGTTGAGCAGGTGATCGCCGCAAACCCCAAAGAAGTGGCGGATTATCGGGCAGGAAAAGAAAAACTGATGGGATTCTTTGTGGGTCAGGTGATGAAAGCAAGCAAAGGAAAGGCAAATCCTCAGATCGTGAATGACATTTTGCGCAGACTTCTGGCTTCATGA
- a CDS encoding desulfoferrodoxin has protein sequence MAEKMGVYKCEICGNIVEVLHAGGGDLVCCGQPMKLMVENTVDAAKEKHVPVVEKVAGGYKVKVGSVAHPMEEKHYIEWIELIADGKAYRQFLNPGQAPEAFFAVEAANVSVREYCNIHGLWKSA, from the coding sequence ATGGCTGAAAAAATGGGCGTTTACAAATGCGAAATCTGTGGAAACATCGTGGAAGTCCTGCATGCAGGCGGCGGCGATCTGGTTTGCTGTGGTCAGCCGATGAAACTGATGGTGGAAAATACCGTGGATGCAGCAAAGGAAAAGCATGTTCCGGTTGTGGAAAAAGTTGCAGGAGGTTATAAGGTCAAAGTCGGCAGCGTTGCTCACCCGATGGAAGAGAAGCATTACATCGAGTGGATCGAGCTGATTGCGGACGGAAAAGCCTACAGGCAGTTTCTCAATCCGGGCCAGGCACCGGAAGCGTTTTTTGCTGTCGAAGCGGCCAATGTCAGTGTTCGCGAATACTGCAACATTCATGGGTTGTGGAAGTCGGCCTGA
- a CDS encoding 3-hydroxyacyl-CoA dehydrogenase/enoyl-CoA hydratase family protein, with product MSRKIRKAAVIGSGVMGGGIAALLASAGIKTLLLDIVPFDLKEEEKNNPAARNRLVKKGLDTVLKSRPSLIMHPKDADLISIGNTEDDFQKLADCDWIVEVVVENLKIKQQLFKRIEPVRKPGSIVSSNTSGIPLKAMSEGLSLEFRQHFLGTHFFNPVRYMKLLEIIPGEDTLPEVLAFMADMGERILGKGIVWAKDTPNFVGNRIGVQGIVKAMQLMLEDGLTIPEVDALFGPAMGRPKTAMFKTSDLVGLDTLCHVAANTYELVTADEARDSFVMPDFVKKMIDKKLLGNKTQAGFYKTDLTPEWKKIRKVIDPATLEYQEYEAVNFPCLAAAKAAKTLPEKVRAVVYGDDKGAKFAWKAVAHNLIYAANRVPEISDTIVEIDNAMKWGFNFTMGPFETWDAIGLVQSVEKMKADGLAVPQKVLDMVASGATSFYRVQDGKTQYFDFASKSYKDVVVSKNIISLAALKSVNKTVKSGKSASLVDLGDGVFCCEFHTKMNAINGEIVDFMADCFDYVDANGCGMVLGNQAGGMPGAFSAGGDLAFMAGLAKEGKYAEIDAFLARAHAGMMKGRYASFPVVAAPYGMTLGGGCEVCLSADRIVAHAELYMGLVEIGVGLLPGGGGCLNLWRKMTENIPAAVTDIDLAKFFVPTFMAIAMAKVSTSAAEARANGFLGPKDRIVFNRDYLIGEAKKEVLKMVDEGYAPPVKRKIRVFGEAAQGMINGELFNMLSAKFVSEYDAFLAKRIAFVISGGEVRTNSEIDEDVILKLEREAFVDFWKQEKTVARVEHMLKTGKPLRN from the coding sequence ATGAGCAGAAAAATCAGGAAAGCTGCAGTTATCGGCTCGGGCGTCATGGGCGGCGGGATTGCCGCGCTTCTGGCCAGCGCCGGCATCAAAACCCTTCTGCTGGACATCGTTCCTTTCGACTTGAAAGAAGAAGAAAAGAACAATCCCGCAGCGCGCAACCGCCTGGTCAAGAAGGGTTTGGATACCGTTCTCAAATCCAGACCGTCGCTGATCATGCACCCGAAAGATGCCGATTTGATCAGCATCGGCAATACCGAAGACGATTTTCAGAAACTGGCGGACTGCGACTGGATCGTCGAAGTCGTCGTCGAGAATCTCAAGATCAAACAGCAGCTTTTCAAACGGATCGAACCGGTTCGGAAACCGGGAAGCATCGTTTCCTCCAACACCTCCGGCATTCCCCTCAAGGCCATGAGTGAAGGGCTGAGCCTCGAATTTCGTCAGCATTTCCTGGGTACCCATTTCTTCAATCCTGTCCGATACATGAAACTGCTCGAAATCATTCCCGGCGAAGACACCCTTCCGGAAGTGCTCGCTTTCATGGCCGATATGGGTGAACGCATCCTCGGCAAAGGCATCGTCTGGGCAAAGGATACCCCCAATTTCGTCGGCAACCGCATCGGGGTTCAGGGCATTGTCAAGGCCATGCAACTGATGCTCGAAGACGGTCTCACGATTCCCGAAGTCGATGCCCTGTTCGGCCCCGCCATGGGAAGGCCGAAAACGGCCATGTTCAAAACTTCCGACCTGGTCGGCCTCGACACACTTTGCCATGTGGCTGCCAACACCTATGAACTGGTGACGGCGGACGAGGCAAGGGACAGTTTCGTCATGCCCGACTTCGTCAAGAAAATGATCGACAAGAAGCTTCTGGGAAACAAGACCCAGGCTGGTTTTTACAAAACTGATCTCACCCCCGAATGGAAAAAGATTCGAAAGGTAATCGACCCGGCAACCCTCGAATACCAGGAATACGAAGCCGTCAACTTTCCCTGTCTGGCAGCCGCAAAAGCGGCCAAAACACTTCCCGAAAAAGTTCGGGCTGTCGTTTATGGAGATGACAAAGGCGCAAAATTCGCCTGGAAAGCCGTCGCGCACAACCTGATCTATGCCGCCAATCGGGTCCCCGAAATTTCGGACACCATCGTCGAGATCGACAATGCCATGAAATGGGGATTCAATTTCACCATGGGTCCCTTTGAAACCTGGGATGCCATCGGACTTGTCCAATCCGTCGAAAAAATGAAGGCCGATGGCCTGGCCGTTCCGCAAAAAGTGCTCGATATGGTCGCATCCGGCGCCACATCCTTTTACCGGGTTCAGGATGGCAAAACCCAGTATTTCGATTTCGCATCCAAGAGCTACAAGGATGTGGTTGTCAGCAAGAACATCATTTCGCTTGCAGCCCTCAAATCCGTCAACAAGACCGTCAAGAGCGGCAAGTCCGCCTCTCTGGTCGATCTGGGCGACGGCGTGTTCTGTTGCGAATTCCACACCAAGATGAACGCCATCAACGGGGAAATTGTCGATTTCATGGCCGATTGCTTCGATTACGTCGATGCCAACGGCTGCGGCATGGTTCTCGGGAATCAGGCCGGTGGCATGCCGGGCGCATTTTCGGCGGGCGGCGATCTGGCCTTCATGGCGGGCCTGGCCAAAGAAGGCAAGTATGCCGAAATCGATGCCTTCCTTGCTCGGGCTCACGCGGGCATGATGAAGGGCCGATATGCCAGCTTCCCTGTGGTTGCTGCACCGTATGGGATGACCCTGGGCGGAGGCTGCGAGGTCTGTCTGAGCGCCGATCGCATCGTTGCTCACGCCGAACTCTACATGGGACTGGTCGAAATCGGCGTCGGGCTACTGCCCGGCGGCGGCGGCTGCCTCAATCTGTGGCGAAAAATGACGGAAAACATTCCTGCAGCGGTCACCGACATCGATCTGGCCAAATTCTTCGTGCCGACGTTCATGGCGATCGCCATGGCCAAGGTATCCACGTCCGCTGCAGAAGCCCGGGCCAACGGCTTTCTGGGCCCCAAGGACAGGATTGTATTCAACCGGGATTACCTCATCGGAGAAGCCAAGAAGGAAGTTCTCAAGATGGTCGACGAAGGCTATGCGCCGCCTGTGAAGCGAAAGATCCGTGTTTTCGGTGAAGCTGCCCAGGGTATGATCAACGGTGAGCTTTTCAACATGCTGAGCGCAAAATTCGTCTCCGAATACGATGCCTTCCTGGCCAAACGGATCGCATTCGTCATCAGCGGCGGCGAGGTGCGGACCAACAGCGAAATCGACGAAGATGTCATCCTCAAGCTCGAACGGGAAGCCTTCGTCGATTTCTGGAAACAGGAAAAAACCGTAGCCCGAGTCGAGCACATGCTCAAAACCGGCAAACCCCTCAGAAACTAA
- a CDS encoding glycosyltransferase family protein, whose translation MDQRTFNILMYSHDTYGLGHIRRTMAIAEHLKGVDINVLILTGSPIAGRFSFSEQIDFVRIPGMIKKTNDEYLPLSIRIHPRHAIDIRKSIITATAKAFQPDLFIVDKEPLGLKKEVLPTLEWLRRCMPQTPTILGLRDIMDESSVVIADWQKKEVYSVLDRLYSEIWIYGNRELYDPIAEYDVPDVIGQKMIFTGYIPRKVPGKEIIRKLRKKFGVRDSEKLVLVTTGGGGDGYPVVDTFLSMLERFQPDIPYKTMVVTGPFMPLREREDIQARAKRIGIRCWDFYSKMENLIAASDLVVCMGGYNTVCEILSQKKLALVIPREVPRKEQLIRAKAMNNRNLLAYIPWAQMTADLLHEKIHDLLQTSDTFLSAIRAFSLTGLSVMRDRLSFFRQTLR comes from the coding sequence ATGGATCAGCGTACGTTCAATATATTGATGTATTCTCATGATACGTACGGGCTTGGCCATATTCGACGGACAATGGCCATCGCCGAACACCTCAAGGGAGTCGACATCAATGTATTGATTCTGACCGGTTCCCCCATCGCCGGAAGGTTTTCTTTCTCGGAGCAGATCGACTTCGTTCGTATTCCCGGCATGATCAAGAAAACCAATGACGAATATCTGCCGCTGTCCATCCGAATTCACCCCAGGCATGCAATCGACATTCGAAAAAGCATCATCACCGCCACAGCGAAGGCTTTCCAGCCCGACTTGTTCATTGTGGACAAGGAGCCGCTTGGCTTGAAAAAAGAGGTCCTGCCGACCCTCGAATGGCTCCGAAGATGTATGCCTCAGACGCCTACCATCCTGGGGCTTCGGGACATCATGGATGAGTCTTCGGTGGTCATTGCAGACTGGCAGAAAAAAGAAGTCTATTCTGTGCTCGACCGCTTGTACAGCGAAATATGGATTTACGGAAACCGGGAACTGTATGATCCGATTGCGGAATACGACGTTCCGGATGTCATCGGGCAAAAAATGATCTTTACCGGTTATATCCCGAGAAAAGTGCCCGGCAAAGAGATCATCCGGAAACTGCGCAAGAAATTCGGGGTTCGGGACAGTGAAAAACTGGTCCTGGTCACCACAGGCGGCGGCGGAGACGGCTATCCGGTCGTCGATACATTTTTGTCGATGCTTGAACGATTTCAGCCCGATATTCCCTATAAAACGATGGTGGTGACCGGTCCTTTCATGCCACTGCGTGAGCGGGAGGATATTCAGGCCAGAGCCAAACGCATTGGCATCCGATGTTGGGACTTTTATTCGAAAATGGAAAATCTGATCGCTGCCTCGGATTTGGTTGTGTGCATGGGGGGCTACAACACGGTCTGCGAGATTCTTTCCCAAAAGAAGCTGGCCCTGGTCATTCCCCGGGAAGTCCCCCGAAAAGAGCAACTGATTCGCGCAAAAGCCATGAACAACAGAAATCTGTTGGCCTATATCCCCTGGGCGCAAATGACGGCAGATCTGTTGCATGAAAAAATTCACGACCTTCTTCAAACATCCGATACGTTCCTGTCCGCCATCAGAGCCTTTTCCCTGACGGGTCTCAGTGTCATGCGGGATCGACTCTCCTTTTTCAGACAAACCCTGCGATAG
- the rbr gene encoding rubrerythrin produces MASVKGTQTEKNLLKAFAGESQARNRYTYFSGQARKDGFVQIADIFAETADQEKEHAKRFFGFLEGGVVEITASFPAGKIGTTLENLLAAADGEHEEHTMLYPEFARVARAEGFEAVAMVFEKVSVAEKQHEKRYRDLAANIQAGRVFKREKKVTWRCRNCGYLHVGEEAPEMCPACAHPKAHFELLGENW; encoded by the coding sequence GTGGCAAGCGTTAAAGGCACACAGACAGAAAAGAATTTGCTCAAGGCATTCGCAGGAGAGTCCCAGGCCCGCAATCGGTACACCTATTTTTCGGGTCAGGCCAGAAAGGACGGCTTCGTTCAGATAGCCGACATCTTCGCCGAAACGGCGGATCAGGAAAAGGAGCACGCCAAACGTTTCTTCGGTTTTCTGGAAGGCGGCGTAGTCGAGATTACGGCCTCTTTTCCGGCTGGCAAAATCGGAACAACACTCGAAAATCTGCTGGCTGCAGCGGATGGCGAACATGAAGAACACACGATGCTGTATCCGGAGTTTGCACGGGTAGCTCGGGCCGAAGGATTCGAGGCCGTCGCCATGGTTTTCGAAAAAGTCTCGGTCGCGGAAAAGCAGCATGAAAAACGGTATCGGGACCTTGCAGCCAATATTCAGGCAGGTCGCGTGTTCAAACGCGAAAAGAAGGTTACCTGGAGATGCCGGAACTGCGGCTACCTCCATGTTGGCGAGGAAGCCCCCGAAATGTGTCCCGCTTGTGCACATCCGAAAGCCCACTTTGAGCTGCTCGGCGAGAACTGGTGA
- a CDS encoding NAD(P)H-dependent oxidoreductase — protein MLVLGIQGSPRKKGNTSHLLERFLEEARSRGCRTTTIDVDSKRILPCKELVVCEKKGICPLRDDMHDEIYTLLRKADVVVMATPIFFYNVPAQLKALIDRSQTLWARKYRLSLIDPKRAWRRGFLLALGATRGKNLFEGVQLTTKYFFDAIGASHEGSLTYWKIEKPGDIAAHPGLADDIREAVSRLIDPLAGRKRVLFVDADGACLAPMAWAYTQKLAGDRIDADFAGLTPMPILDPTMESCMKEKGIDMGFFRPQGLTGLAESFAPERIVLLGETARTIPLPGFTGEVIAWDIPEFDREDLEQARSARDRIEELVRHFVEIA, from the coding sequence ATGCTGGTTTTAGGCATTCAGGGAAGTCCCCGCAAAAAAGGCAACACCAGTCATCTTCTGGAGCGTTTTTTGGAAGAAGCCCGCTCCAGAGGATGCCGGACCACCACGATCGACGTAGACAGCAAGCGGATTCTGCCGTGCAAGGAACTGGTTGTCTGTGAGAAGAAAGGCATCTGTCCGCTGCGCGACGACATGCACGACGAAATTTACACCTTGCTGCGGAAGGCCGATGTCGTGGTGATGGCCACGCCGATTTTCTTTTACAACGTACCTGCCCAACTGAAGGCGCTGATCGATCGGAGCCAGACGCTGTGGGCCAGGAAATACCGGCTTTCTCTGATTGACCCTAAACGTGCATGGCGGCGGGGCTTTCTCCTGGCACTGGGTGCAACGCGCGGAAAAAACCTTTTCGAAGGCGTTCAACTGACAACAAAATATTTCTTCGATGCCATCGGCGCCAGTCACGAGGGAAGCCTGACCTACTGGAAAATCGAAAAGCCGGGAGACATTGCGGCCCATCCGGGGTTGGCCGATGACATTCGAGAGGCCGTCTCCCGTCTGATCGATCCACTGGCCGGGCGAAAGCGTGTACTCTTCGTGGATGCAGATGGTGCATGCCTTGCCCCGATGGCCTGGGCTTACACCCAGAAGCTTGCCGGAGACAGAATCGACGCCGATTTTGCCGGACTTACCCCGATGCCGATACTCGATCCAACCATGGAATCGTGCATGAAAGAAAAGGGCATCGATATGGGCTTTTTCCGTCCGCAAGGGCTGACCGGGCTTGCTGAAAGCTTTGCACCGGAGCGCATCGTGCTTCTGGGAGAAACAGCCAGGACCATCCCGTTACCCGGTTTTACCGGGGAAGTGATTGCCTGGGATATCCCCGAGTTCGACAGGGAAGACCTGGAGCAGGCCAGATCAGCCCGCGACAGGATCGAGGAACTTGTTCGCCATTTTGTGGAGATTGCGTAG
- a CDS encoding rubredoxin-like domain-containing protein has product MASWKCKNCGYTMTADAPPEQCPSCKEKCEFLDNSCYTPDCAAEGADHRIAKQ; this is encoded by the coding sequence ATGGCAAGCTGGAAATGCAAGAATTGCGGATACACGATGACTGCAGATGCGCCGCCCGAGCAGTGCCCATCCTGCAAGGAAAAGTGTGAATTTCTGGACAACAGTTGTTACACACCGGATTGCGCGGCAGAAGGCGCAGACCATCGCATTGCCAAACAATGA